DNA from Desulfuromonas sp. AOP6:
CCCGGCTTTGTGCGTTCAGGAGCAGGAGGTTGGCGCCATGCCCGCAGTCGAGTTTGTCCAGCTCAGAAAACCTGAAAAAGCCAAACATCTCTGCGAACTGGCCGAAGCCTTTTTTGACCAGGGGTACAGGGTCCTGATCACGGTGGTCGATGAAAACCAGGGAGTCACACTGGACCGCTTCATGTGGACCTGGAAAAAGGGTTCCTTTATTCCCCATGCCTATGACAATGGCGCGGTGGATTGTCTCGACGAACCGGTGGTGATCGGGCAATGCGAGCGCAACCCCAACGGTGCCCAGGTGCTGATCATGGGAAAACCCTGCGGCATGGACTTTGTCCGACAATTCGAGCACGTTATCGATTTTGCGGAAGTGTACGATGACCACCTGCGCGAGGCCTCAAGGGAGCGTTTTCGCCTGTTCAGGGAGGCTGGATTTGCACCACGAATGCGTTAACGGGGGCGGTTCGGACAGCCTGTTTTATCTTGATGAGGTGCCTGCCCTTGAGCAGCCTCTTCCTCTGGCCGGCTCTGTCGTGACAGCCCTTGAGGCCTGGCAGGCGCGACCGGGGGAAATCATCACCGTCGTCGATCCCCAGCAGACCTTTTACCGGGCCCGTCTTGTTTCTGTTGAGGGAGAAAAGGCCACCGTCATTCCCTTTCAACAGATGCCCCGCGCCATGGAAAGTCCTGTCGATATTGAGGTCTATCAGGCCTTGCCTGAAAAGGAGCGGTTCGAGCTCGTTCTGCAGAAATTGACCGAGATTGGTGTTTCCCGCATCGT
Protein-coding regions in this window:
- a CDS encoding DNA polymerase III subunit chi, with the protein product MPAVEFVQLRKPEKAKHLCELAEAFFDQGYRVLITVVDENQGVTLDRFMWTWKKGSFIPHAYDNGAVDCLDEPVVIGQCERNPNGAQVLIMGKPCGMDFVRQFEHVIDFAEVYDDHLREASRERFRLFREAGFAPRMR